A stretch of Lujinxingia sediminis DNA encodes these proteins:
- a CDS encoding SRPBCC family protein, which produces MAWIEGSATKTVVMNAPLDEVAEVFASPAQLKECMENLERFEVVDERTYRWLLKPMGAKGITFQGDYTVRYEREGDVVRWESLEGGTMKTRGSARLREVGAGRTEVSYEETLASDLPIPKLGAKMFRPIVAREIVRGVESFLDQVKRYVDAGKHRSGQS; this is translated from the coding sequence ATGGCATGGATTGAAGGTTCGGCAACGAAGACGGTGGTGATGAACGCTCCCCTTGATGAGGTGGCCGAGGTGTTTGCCTCGCCGGCTCAGCTCAAAGAGTGCATGGAGAATCTGGAGCGTTTTGAGGTGGTTGATGAACGCACCTACCGCTGGTTGCTCAAGCCGATGGGTGCCAAAGGCATCACCTTTCAGGGGGACTACACCGTGCGCTATGAGCGTGAGGGCGATGTGGTTCGCTGGGAAAGCCTGGAGGGAGGCACGATGAAAACCCGCGGAAGCGCGCGTTTGCGGGAGGTGGGAGCCGGGCGCACCGAGGTGAGTTACGAGGAGACGCTGGCCAGCGATCTTCCGATTCCAAAGTTGGGCGCGAAGATGTTTCGACCGATCGTCGCGCGCGAGATTGTGCGCGGCGTGGAGAGCTTCCTCGACCAGGTTAAGCGTTACGTTGACGCCGGGAAGCATCGCAGCGGTCAGAGCTGA
- a CDS encoding pyridoxal-phosphate dependent enzyme, producing MGSPVCGAFGEFGGRFVAEALWSPLAEVAGAFEEALGDPSFGARVHGWAEQRLGRPTPLTHLGGLSDALGGAQIWLKREDLLSGGSFCGVVALTQALVAVRLGRGELVGETATGDFGVALGQVGLALGLKVRVFMTRDDMAAEPAAVRRMEEMGLALEPVEGPARGRRGAMAEALRYVACEPQQAFYVTSSLASPDPYPRMVAFGAEIIGNECARQLRERGVSADYVVAPVGSGGFACGLFGAFVQEGSVPGVQLVGVQSGGDASPTRGAASLVRGGVGVHMGTRSFVLQDALGQVVTPLTDAAGMAMPVVGPQHARWMRTGQVQYVELADAEAYAAVRTLARSEGILACLESGYGLAYALRLAPTLPEDAHVVVGLSGDGARDLGRLSRARGEGVSS from the coding sequence ATGGGCAGCCCGGTCTGTGGCGCGTTTGGAGAGTTCGGGGGACGATTTGTAGCCGAGGCGCTCTGGTCGCCGCTGGCCGAGGTGGCGGGGGCGTTTGAGGAGGCGCTGGGCGATCCGAGCTTTGGGGCCCGGGTGCACGGCTGGGCCGAGCAACGCCTTGGTCGGCCCACGCCGCTGACGCACCTGGGAGGGCTTTCGGATGCGCTGGGCGGTGCCCAGATCTGGTTGAAGCGTGAAGACTTGCTCAGCGGGGGCTCCTTTTGCGGGGTTGTGGCGCTGACCCAGGCGCTGGTCGCGGTGCGGCTGGGGCGCGGGGAGCTTGTAGGGGAGACGGCCACCGGTGATTTCGGGGTGGCGCTGGGGCAGGTGGGGCTCGCGCTGGGGCTTAAGGTGCGCGTGTTCATGACCCGCGACGATATGGCGGCGGAGCCCGCAGCGGTCCGGCGCATGGAGGAGATGGGGCTTGCTCTGGAGCCGGTCGAAGGTCCGGCCCGCGGACGACGCGGGGCGATGGCCGAGGCGCTGCGCTACGTGGCGTGTGAGCCGCAACAAGCCTTTTATGTGACGAGCTCGCTTGCCAGCCCCGATCCCTATCCGCGCATGGTGGCGTTTGGTGCCGAGATCATTGGAAATGAGTGCGCCCGTCAGCTTCGTGAGCGCGGTGTGAGCGCGGACTATGTGGTCGCGCCGGTAGGAAGTGGCGGGTTTGCCTGCGGACTTTTTGGTGCTTTTGTGCAGGAGGGCTCGGTGCCCGGTGTGCAGCTTGTAGGGGTGCAGTCCGGCGGCGATGCCAGCCCGACCAGGGGCGCAGCCAGTCTCGTCAGGGGGGGAGTGGGAGTGCATATGGGAACGCGCTCCTTTGTGTTGCAGGATGCGCTGGGGCAGGTCGTCACCCCGCTGACCGATGCCGCCGGGATGGCCATGCCGGTGGTCGGTCCGCAGCACGCGCGCTGGATGCGCACAGGCCAGGTTCAGTATGTGGAGCTTGCTGACGCGGAGGCCTACGCTGCGGTACGCACGCTGGCTCGCTCGGAGGGCATTCTGGCCTGTCTGGAGAGCGGCTACGGGCTGGCCTACGCGCTGCGTCTGGCCCCGACCCTCCCCGAAGATGCGCATGTTGTGGTGGGCTTGAGCGGCGACGGGGCGCGGGACCTGGGGCGCCTGTCGCGCGCACGCGGCGAGGGAGTTTCATCATGA
- the trpA gene encoding tryptophan synthase subunit alpha: protein MSERLTMLEERASARRPLLMVALVAGDPHLDATLDYMGILAEAGVDMVELIVPFSEPAYHGAVLQRAMARAVNEHLDWAQIEEIAAEFRRSYPSVALVVSSYLNRLMVAPMGPIFEGLQAAGVDALWIYDLPMEESAEVESYSEAAGLPLVRAVSATTSLERFREIARRAEAPIIWTGHSGGELTLTGEAFEERLRTFGEYTRRPIVASMGVTTGAEAQAVVQAADGVLVGSSVAWLLEGRGPDVKEHLRRHVVELRSRVDEVAGQG from the coding sequence ATGAGTGAGCGTCTCACCATGCTGGAGGAGCGCGCCTCGGCGCGTCGCCCTCTTTTGATGGTAGCGCTGGTCGCCGGCGATCCGCACCTGGACGCGACGCTCGATTATATGGGCATCCTGGCCGAAGCCGGCGTCGATATGGTCGAGTTGATCGTGCCCTTCTCCGAGCCGGCCTACCACGGGGCGGTATTGCAGCGGGCGATGGCGCGCGCGGTTAACGAGCACCTGGACTGGGCCCAGATCGAGGAGATTGCCGCGGAGTTTCGGCGCTCCTATCCCTCGGTGGCGCTGGTCGTGTCGAGCTATCTTAACCGTTTGATGGTGGCTCCGATGGGGCCAATCTTTGAGGGGCTTCAGGCCGCCGGAGTCGATGCGTTGTGGATTTACGACCTTCCGATGGAGGAGTCCGCCGAGGTCGAGTCGTACAGTGAGGCCGCAGGGCTTCCGCTGGTGCGGGCGGTCTCGGCGACCACCTCGTTGGAGCGCTTTCGCGAGATCGCGCGCCGCGCGGAGGCTCCGATCATCTGGACGGGGCACAGCGGCGGGGAACTCACCCTGACGGGGGAGGCCTTTGAGGAGCGGCTGCGCACCTTCGGTGAGTACACGCGTCGGCCGATCGTTGCGTCGATGGGCGTCACCACCGGCGCGGAGGCTCAGGCGGTGGTGCAGGCGGCCGACGGGGTGCTCGTGGGAAGCTCGGTGGCCTGGCTGCTGGAGGGGCGAGGGCCGGATGTGAAGGAGCATCTGCGCCGTCACGTGGTTGAGCTTCGATCCCGGGTCGATGAGGTCGCCGGCCAGGGGTGA
- a CDS encoding mechanosensitive ion channel family protein encodes MFDSQPQKSRPTLGFVLTTIAFLALSLAWLNPLHAQQPDLPFVGPTPSSEESGGTGSNSDESSSQQTPDAPGVDVHSVEPGLDQAQTLLKQNYADFLVREPLHFDLSLADNLLIDAYALWDGLRDLRESIAQINPWMLVDWAMPILILLIFAVLFILLDRQAQRVARRSQILVHIDLSPWLTSVLRSLALLLGRAAAIALLVALSYFPIQAAFSSVAWTRVLSGALWWLLAYRAAHAMIVTTLRLSPVDPGATSHYLRLERFALITLRISLGFLLLLTALYHFDYRPDAIGFVAFAFRLTLALAPIYLFFARDAVLALLPAPQRSPLYAMVRRAISANYYGMLAVTIALLLFNAAGFVHAATFILARGYALIVLLTLSFSAAERLRAFVANKTEEARDETENEEDALTSPLLRAIEQWTLALGGLLVITLALRLLALYEPVVALLRVPFLSVGNVAISIYSLLTIVLIVVATILSIRLFKALLNAKVYPALNVDVGVAYAVNTLINYALIVIAFVLCMVALGVQPSAVMVVLASLGVGIGFGLQNLTENLISGFILLFGRAVKKGDFISVNDVYGRVEAVGARSVVVRTPDNYDMLIPSKDIVSGRIINWTFHDSIVRVHIPIGVSYNSDPRQVEELLLEAASRDSNILPHPAPDVWLVGFGDNSIDFELLVHFDCRSTTERKLRGKFNFILWEVLHEAGIEIPFPQRDVHLRSVDFLPEVNRQLGFGPRRSERASGEAASAESHSPSKSED; translated from the coding sequence ATGTTCGACTCTCAGCCTCAAAAGTCACGCCCGACGTTGGGCTTTGTGCTGACGACGATCGCATTCCTTGCGCTCAGCCTGGCCTGGCTCAACCCGCTTCACGCGCAACAACCCGACCTCCCCTTTGTCGGCCCGACTCCATCCTCCGAGGAGAGCGGTGGTACGGGCTCCAACTCCGACGAGAGCAGCTCCCAACAAACACCGGATGCTCCCGGGGTCGATGTGCACTCAGTGGAGCCGGGCCTGGACCAGGCGCAGACGCTCCTGAAACAAAACTACGCCGACTTTCTCGTTCGCGAGCCCCTGCACTTCGACCTGAGCCTGGCCGACAACCTCCTCATCGACGCCTACGCGCTCTGGGACGGCCTGCGCGACCTGCGCGAGAGTATCGCCCAGATCAATCCGTGGATGCTGGTGGACTGGGCAATGCCCATCCTCATCCTGCTGATCTTCGCGGTCCTCTTTATTCTGCTCGACCGCCAGGCTCAGCGTGTCGCCCGGCGCAGCCAGATCCTGGTGCACATCGATCTTTCCCCCTGGCTGACCAGCGTTCTGCGCAGCCTGGCGTTGCTCCTGGGGCGAGCGGCGGCCATCGCGCTGCTGGTGGCGCTGAGCTACTTCCCGATTCAGGCGGCCTTCTCCAGCGTGGCCTGGACCCGGGTGCTCTCCGGAGCGCTTTGGTGGCTGCTGGCCTACCGCGCTGCTCACGCCATGATCGTGACCACGCTGCGCTTAAGCCCGGTCGACCCCGGGGCCACCTCTCACTACCTGCGCCTGGAGCGTTTTGCGCTGATCACGCTGCGCATCTCCCTGGGCTTTTTGCTCCTGCTCACCGCGCTCTACCATTTCGACTATCGCCCGGACGCCATCGGCTTTGTCGCGTTTGCGTTTCGGCTGACCCTGGCGCTGGCGCCGATCTATCTCTTCTTCGCACGCGACGCTGTGCTGGCGCTTCTGCCCGCCCCCCAGCGCTCTCCTCTCTACGCGATGGTACGCCGCGCCATCTCGGCAAACTATTACGGGATGCTCGCGGTCACCATCGCGCTGCTGCTCTTCAACGCCGCCGGCTTCGTGCACGCGGCGACGTTCATCCTGGCGCGCGGCTATGCGCTGATCGTGCTGCTGACGCTCTCCTTTTCAGCAGCCGAGCGCCTGCGCGCTTTCGTGGCCAACAAGACCGAAGAGGCCCGCGATGAGACCGAGAACGAAGAAGACGCCCTGACCTCTCCGCTCCTGCGCGCCATCGAGCAATGGACACTGGCGCTGGGGGGCCTGCTGGTCATCACCCTGGCGCTTCGCCTGCTCGCGCTCTACGAGCCGGTTGTGGCGCTGCTCAGAGTGCCCTTCCTCTCGGTGGGCAACGTCGCCATCTCCATCTACAGCCTGCTCACGATTGTGCTGATCGTGGTGGCGACGATCCTCTCCATTCGCCTCTTTAAGGCCCTGCTCAACGCCAAAGTCTATCCGGCGCTCAACGTCGATGTGGGCGTGGCCTACGCGGTCAACACCCTTATCAATTACGCGCTGATCGTGATCGCGTTTGTGCTCTGCATGGTGGCGCTGGGCGTGCAGCCCTCGGCGGTGATGGTCGTGCTGGCCAGCCTGGGCGTGGGCATCGGCTTCGGCCTGCAAAACCTCACCGAAAACCTCATCAGCGGCTTTATCTTGCTCTTTGGCCGCGCCGTCAAAAAGGGCGACTTCATCTCAGTCAACGACGTCTACGGCCGCGTTGAGGCGGTGGGGGCACGCAGCGTCGTGGTGCGCACACCGGATAATTACGACATGCTCATTCCGAGCAAAGACATCGTCAGCGGGCGCATCATCAACTGGACCTTTCACGACTCCATTGTGCGCGTGCATATCCCGATCGGCGTCTCCTACAACTCCGACCCGCGTCAGGTTGAGGAGCTTTTGCTGGAGGCGGCCAGCCGCGATAGCAACATCCTGCCCCACCCCGCTCCGGACGTCTGGCTTGTGGGCTTTGGCGATAACAGCATCGACTTTGAGCTGCTCGTGCACTTTGACTGCCGCAGCACCACCGAGCGCAAACTCCGGGGCAAGTTCAACTTCATTTTGTGGGAAGTGCTCCACGAGGCAGGCATCGAGATCCCCTTCCCCCAGCGCGACGTGCACCTGCGCAGCGTGGACTTTTTGCCCGAGGTCAATCGCCAGCTGGGCTTTGGCCCCCGGCGCTCCGAGCGCGCCTCCGGCGAAGCGGCCAGCGCCGAGTCGCATAGCCCCTCGAAGTCCGAAGACTGA
- a CDS encoding matrixin family metalloprotease: MSGALARALRVNAPLLVPLLAALASLAPLPAAAELRWIATDSSPPRPLADLPPSTHAEFNGFAPESAHLPLPLRLTGPLPEGVARADVIAAIAASARTWNAVSCAQVAFETEVRDGESASEVKAVEVNFEPGSGPNAGRIAWTSYAASPDERASITLNSTLVVWRSAPDPFQHFAEPERPAVDLQAVLTHELGHVLGLSHTLAHNAASMSAAYLRDGRQRVLSADDKLGLCALFPAEGRECSRDSDCPEAGSCVEEGVCDPHRGQTGDYCAFDLMHCPGFCVLDDAPTGTGYCSEPCISEADCPTHFSCAVNGDRDEHVCTFAPAPNAEQASGGCAHTPMPSHIPASPLLLILLGLLTRRPTHRGPPHATASRE, encoded by the coding sequence ATGTCCGGCGCGCTCGCCAGAGCCCTGCGCGTGAACGCCCCGCTGCTGGTCCCGCTACTGGCCGCGCTCGCTTCGCTCGCGCCCCTCCCCGCGGCGGCCGAGCTTCGCTGGATCGCCACCGACAGCTCCCCTCCCCGCCCCCTGGCCGACCTTCCCCCCTCGACCCACGCCGAGTTCAACGGCTTTGCGCCCGAGTCCGCACACCTTCCGCTGCCCCTTCGCCTCACAGGCCCGCTTCCCGAGGGCGTAGCGCGCGCCGATGTCATCGCCGCCATCGCGGCATCGGCGCGCACCTGGAACGCGGTCAGCTGCGCGCAGGTCGCCTTTGAGACCGAGGTGCGGGATGGCGAGTCGGCCAGCGAAGTAAAGGCGGTCGAGGTGAACTTTGAGCCGGGCTCCGGCCCCAACGCCGGGCGTATCGCCTGGACCTCCTACGCGGCCTCGCCAGACGAGCGCGCCAGCATCACCCTCAACAGCACGCTGGTCGTCTGGCGCTCAGCCCCCGATCCCTTCCAGCATTTTGCCGAGCCCGAGCGCCCCGCAGTCGATCTGCAGGCCGTGCTTACCCACGAGCTCGGCCACGTCCTGGGACTCTCGCACACCCTGGCGCATAACGCCGCGTCGATGAGCGCAGCCTACCTGCGCGACGGCCGCCAGCGGGTCTTGAGCGCCGACGACAAGCTCGGCCTCTGCGCCCTCTTCCCCGCCGAGGGCCGCGAATGCTCCCGCGACTCCGACTGCCCCGAGGCCGGCAGTTGCGTTGAGGAGGGCGTGTGCGACCCGCACCGCGGCCAGACCGGCGACTACTGCGCCTTTGACCTGATGCACTGCCCGGGCTTCTGCGTGCTCGACGACGCGCCCACCGGCACCGGCTACTGCTCGGAGCCCTGCATCTCCGAGGCGGACTGCCCCACCCATTTTTCCTGCGCAGTCAACGGGGATCGCGACGAACACGTCTGCACCTTTGCGCCCGCCCCGAACGCCGAGCAGGCGTCAGGAGGCTGCGCCCACACGCCGATGCCCTCGCACATTCCGGCATCCCCCCTCCTGCTCATACTCCTCGGCCTGCTCACTCGCCGCCCGACGCATCGGGGGCCTCCGCATGCCACTGCATCGCGAGAATAA
- a CDS encoding SurA N-terminal domain-containing protein — protein MKHRVHNLSLKTLSLLLAVLLLGCDPGVSEPPTEISAEASGALSPGGADAPGAAAGVEASRVVARVNEVPIHAIEVERRLDRIDELYRHARRPFNPAIRQIKRNEVIDRLIDHELLRQHIDQAAVEISPKRIDLAVEERVDEHFGSTTAFQRYLKAENLSMSDFRRDVRDAMILEHTLLGDAIAKPTAEPAVSEAQLREIYARVAAGRPAAARVRVSSVTLPARHRQQVARISRAHCNTESLPEEAIHRDLGWRQRHQLPAAAGFRLFGQGDSPAQSAVVPAPDGSSVTVYCVHDRREAGVRDFDEVEPLLRERANRALLESKRRALLQRLREHAEIERVEDSAPGE, from the coding sequence ATGAAGCATCGTGTGCACAACCTGAGCTTGAAGACGCTGAGCCTGCTGCTGGCGGTCCTACTCCTGGGCTGCGATCCGGGCGTAAGCGAGCCCCCCACCGAGATCTCGGCGGAGGCGTCGGGCGCGTTGAGCCCGGGTGGTGCAGACGCGCCCGGGGCTGCGGCCGGAGTGGAGGCGTCACGGGTTGTCGCCAGGGTCAACGAGGTGCCCATCCACGCCATCGAGGTGGAGCGACGCCTCGACCGCATCGATGAGCTCTACCGCCACGCGCGTCGCCCCTTTAACCCGGCGATTCGCCAGATCAAGCGCAACGAGGTCATCGACCGCCTTATCGATCACGAGCTTTTACGCCAGCATATCGATCAGGCCGCCGTGGAGATCTCGCCCAAACGCATCGATCTGGCTGTGGAGGAGCGCGTCGACGAACATTTCGGCTCCACCACCGCCTTTCAGCGTTATCTGAAGGCCGAAAACCTCTCGATGAGTGACTTTCGCCGGGACGTTCGCGACGCGATGATTCTCGAACACACGCTCCTCGGCGATGCGATCGCAAAACCCACCGCTGAGCCGGCGGTAAGCGAGGCGCAGCTGCGCGAGATCTACGCGCGGGTGGCCGCCGGACGTCCGGCCGCAGCCCGGGTGCGGGTGAGCAGCGTGACCCTGCCGGCGCGGCATCGCCAGCAGGTCGCCCGTATCAGCCGGGCACACTGCAACACCGAGTCGCTCCCCGAGGAGGCCATCCACCGCGACCTGGGCTGGCGTCAACGCCACCAGCTTCCGGCCGCAGCCGGCTTTCGGCTCTTCGGCCAGGGCGACTCTCCGGCGCAGAGTGCCGTGGTACCCGCGCCCGACGGAAGCAGCGTGACGGTGTACTGCGTGCACGATCGTCGTGAGGCCGGTGTGCGCGATTTCGATGAGGTGGAGCCGCTCTTGCGTGAGCGCGCCAACCGCGCACTGCTCGAATCCAAACGCCGCGCCCTGCTGCAACGCCTGCGCGAGCACGCCGAGATTGAGCGCGTCGAAGACAGCGCGCCGGGAGAATGA
- a CDS encoding vWA domain-containing protein, translated as MNATQVAWIVLGVVVGLTAGLTQARLLQHTETVVPALATAAGEALMTPVTSLETIPPVDENPTLTLSAELAHTQVLAEREAETYLDVQLQAGQARAERRPGLNVALVLDRSGSMDGEPMVKARDAAISFVERLQEGDRVSVISFGAGPRVDMPSTRVDARSRAEVIAAIERIEATGATHLSGGVEEASEQLLGARREGSVDRMIVMTDGLPTAGLTGDEQLQRLVRGVRSRGISVTTLGFGTSYNADLMASLAEEGAGNYSYIARASDFEQAFTEELDALAGTVATGVTLTLLPSPGVRFEEVYGMPVDVGTGALSLGLGDLRAQTTRRVMVRVTTRGIPLDGKAAIRAILTYEDRVAERPVEKEMIVEATTTRDDVAMVSSLRPEVMARVQEAIALRTLREATRDYARGDQDGATRRLARERRRMDEAAAKFGLPAEAMGAVADEVQNVQFKMERAAPNSAAGRSLSFERSERDLELERGEAAPGRF; from the coding sequence ATGAACGCAACGCAGGTCGCATGGATCGTGCTGGGAGTGGTGGTGGGGCTGACGGCGGGGCTTACGCAGGCGCGGCTCCTTCAACATACCGAGACGGTGGTGCCCGCGCTGGCGACAGCCGCTGGCGAGGCGTTGATGACCCCGGTGACGTCGCTTGAGACGATCCCGCCGGTCGACGAGAACCCCACCCTCACCCTTTCGGCCGAGCTGGCCCACACTCAGGTACTCGCCGAGCGTGAAGCCGAAACCTACCTCGATGTGCAACTTCAGGCCGGGCAGGCCCGCGCCGAGCGCCGCCCCGGGCTCAATGTGGCCCTGGTGCTGGATCGCTCCGGCTCGATGGACGGGGAGCCGATGGTGAAGGCGCGCGACGCGGCGATCTCCTTTGTGGAGCGCCTTCAAGAGGGCGACCGCGTCAGCGTGATCTCCTTTGGGGCCGGACCCCGGGTCGATATGCCCTCGACGCGGGTCGATGCGCGCAGTCGGGCGGAGGTGATCGCGGCCATCGAGCGCATCGAGGCGACGGGGGCCACCCACCTGAGCGGCGGGGTGGAGGAGGCCTCCGAACAGCTCCTGGGCGCGCGGCGGGAGGGCTCGGTCGACCGCATGATCGTGATGACCGACGGGCTTCCCACCGCCGGACTGACCGGAGATGAGCAGCTGCAGCGCCTGGTGCGCGGGGTGCGCTCCCGCGGGATCTCGGTGACGACCCTGGGCTTTGGCACGAGCTATAACGCCGATCTGATGGCTTCATTGGCCGAGGAGGGCGCCGGCAACTACAGCTACATCGCCCGCGCCTCCGACTTTGAGCAGGCCTTCACCGAGGAGCTTGACGCCCTGGCCGGCACGGTCGCCACCGGCGTCACGCTCACCCTTCTGCCATCGCCCGGAGTGCGTTTTGAAGAGGTCTACGGCATGCCGGTGGACGTGGGCACGGGGGCGCTGAGCCTGGGGCTGGGCGATCTTCGCGCGCAGACCACCCGCCGGGTGATGGTGCGGGTGACCACCCGCGGCATCCCGCTTGATGGTAAGGCGGCCATCCGCGCCATCCTCACCTACGAGGATCGCGTGGCCGAGCGTCCCGTTGAGAAGGAGATGATCGTGGAGGCTACGACCACCCGCGATGACGTCGCCATGGTCTCAAGCCTTCGCCCCGAGGTGATGGCGCGGGTTCAGGAGGCCATCGCCCTGCGCACCCTGCGCGAGGCCACCCGAGACTACGCCCGCGGCGACCAGGACGGGGCCACCCGGCGTCTGGCCCGCGAGCGCCGTCGCATGGATGAGGCCGCCGCGAAGTTCGGGCTCCCCGCCGAGGCGATGGGAGCGGTCGCCGACGAGGTCCAGAATGTGCAGTTCAAGATGGAGCGGGCCGCGCCGAACTCGGCCGCCGGCCGCTCGCTGAGCTTCGAGCGCAGTGAGCGCGACCTGGAGCTTGAGCGCGGTGAGGCCGCCCCGGGCCGCTTCTGA
- a CDS encoding PHP domain-containing protein — MSTPSWPADGPMEIHSHSTVSDGTFEPEHVARLMAERGVAHWSLTDHDTTGGLERAQAACAEVGVSFISGIEISAQSEGKSIHVLGYGFDPDEPHLASYAETMEVARHERMAEMVERVRALGLEVTLEDVMAQSIQGNVGRPHLARALHARGLVDTPQEAFDRWLRADGPGYVPMAYLSVDDALELIQGAGGMVILAHPGRYTTMVGHLDRWREAGLFALEVRHPSHDLATERRLVDVAQNYGLMMSASNDWHGSLPDDIERLGRVNFSPTWRDAFFDRLAQTTWAHIQGWR, encoded by the coding sequence ATGAGCACCCCGAGCTGGCCAGCCGACGGCCCGATGGAGATCCACAGCCACTCCACCGTCAGCGATGGTACCTTTGAGCCCGAGCACGTGGCCCGGCTGATGGCCGAGAGGGGCGTGGCCCACTGGTCGCTCACCGACCACGACACCACCGGTGGCCTGGAGCGCGCGCAGGCCGCCTGCGCCGAGGTGGGCGTGAGTTTTATCAGCGGCATCGAGATCAGCGCGCAGTCCGAAGGAAAGTCCATTCACGTGCTCGGCTACGGCTTCGACCCCGACGAGCCCCACCTCGCCAGTTACGCCGAGACCATGGAGGTCGCGCGCCACGAGCGCATGGCCGAGATGGTCGAGCGGGTGCGCGCTCTGGGGTTGGAGGTCACCCTTGAGGATGTGATGGCGCAGTCGATCCAGGGCAATGTCGGTCGCCCCCACCTTGCGCGTGCGCTGCACGCCCGGGGGCTTGTCGACACCCCTCAGGAAGCTTTTGATCGCTGGCTGCGCGCCGACGGGCCCGGTTATGTGCCCATGGCCTACCTCTCGGTGGATGATGCGTTGGAGCTGATTCAGGGGGCCGGCGGCATGGTGATTCTGGCGCATCCGGGACGCTACACCACCATGGTCGGACACCTGGACCGCTGGCGTGAGGCGGGGCTCTTTGCCCTGGAGGTGCGTCACCCCTCGCACGACCTGGCCACCGAGCGCCGTCTGGTCGACGTGGCGCAAAACTACGGCCTGATGATGAGCGCCAGCAACGACTGGCACGGAAGCCTCCCCGACGACATCGAGCGCCTGGGCCGCGTGAATTTCAGTCCAACCTGGCGAGACGCGTTTTTCGATCGTCTGGCGCAGACGACCTGGGCCCATATCCAGGGCTGGCGCTGA
- the dinB gene encoding DNA polymerase IV encodes MRKIIHVDMDCFFAAIEMRDDPLLRSRPIAVGGDPQRRGVIATANYAARTFGVKSAIASAYAMRLCPQLIIVPPRMQVYREESQKIRAIFERYTDQIEPLSLDEAFLDLTHTPHHSGSATLCARAIREAIFEETGLTASAGVSINKFLAKVASEINKPDGQAVVAPHQIGAFMQELPVKAIPGVGKVTARSIHDMGVKTCGDLQRIELAELIRRFGKRGKRLYELARGIDDRPVRTERIARSVSVENTYANDLPDLAACTARLPALVESLHRRLGRKKRPPIRALFVKVKFDDFRQTTVERAELTEPTLESYAPLLAEALDRSERQVRLLGVGVRLDHDYDHLPQQLELFF; translated from the coding sequence ATGAGGAAGATCATTCACGTCGATATGGACTGCTTTTTTGCAGCCATAGAAATGCGCGACGACCCCCTACTTCGGAGTCGCCCTATCGCGGTAGGCGGCGATCCGCAGCGCCGCGGGGTGATCGCGACGGCGAATTACGCGGCGAGGACCTTCGGGGTGAAGTCGGCGATCGCGTCGGCCTACGCCATGCGCCTGTGCCCGCAGCTGATCATCGTGCCGCCGCGCATGCAGGTCTACCGGGAGGAGAGTCAGAAGATCCGCGCGATCTTTGAGCGCTACACCGACCAGATCGAGCCGCTCTCCCTCGATGAGGCCTTTCTCGATCTGACGCACACCCCGCACCACAGCGGCAGCGCGACGCTGTGCGCGCGGGCGATCCGCGAGGCGATCTTCGAGGAGACCGGACTCACAGCGTCGGCCGGAGTGTCGATCAACAAATTTCTGGCCAAGGTGGCCAGCGAGATCAACAAGCCCGACGGCCAGGCGGTGGTCGCCCCCCATCAGATCGGGGCGTTTATGCAGGAGCTTCCCGTTAAGGCCATCCCCGGCGTGGGCAAGGTCACCGCGCGCAGCATCCACGACATGGGGGTCAAGACCTGCGGTGACCTCCAGCGCATTGAGCTCGCCGAGCTCATCCGTCGCTTTGGCAAACGCGGAAAACGCCTCTACGAGCTGGCCCGGGGCATCGACGATCGCCCGGTGCGCACCGAGCGGATCGCGCGAAGCGTGAGCGTGGAGAACACCTACGCCAATGACCTTCCCGACCTGGCGGCGTGCACCGCGCGCCTGCCCGCCCTGGTCGAGAGCCTGCACCGGCGTCTGGGCCGAAAGAAGCGCCCGCCGATTCGTGCGCTCTTCGTGAAGGTGAAATTCGACGATTTTCGTCAGACCACCGTCGAGCGCGCCGAGCTCACCGAACCCACACTTGAGAGCTACGCCCCGCTACTGGCCGAGGCCCTCGATCGCAGCGAGCGTCAGGTGCGCCTGCTGGGCGTGGGGGTGCGCCTGGATCACGACTACGACCATCTGCCCCAGCAGCTCGAACTTTTTTTCTAG